A single window of Selenomonas sputigena DNA harbors:
- a CDS encoding FecCD family ABC transporter permease, whose protein sequence is MKEQNKNIILYATIAVLLLLLPLAAMTRGIVNVDFHEVVLFLVDPTNPQIAPIHADVLAYMRAPRFVLALLAGGTLAVTGAVMQALFRNPLADPYFLGISSGAALGAVLMMSANITVLAGFSAVPLGAFIGAGLSTFLVLWLTHRYGEGKSFMTLIAGLGIHAVCSAAISLIISLAPNSRTVANISYWLLGSLERSGWDKNLYLASIALPIIVFFLLRTRILNLMLLGDIEASTLGYRLEKSRSRYIFLCAMAVAMVVYNAGIIGFVGLAVPHIARLLVGSSYERLLPVCVALGAGFLAWADVFSRLALENGDMPIGIIVSLLGSPIFLHLLLKRKRV, encoded by the coding sequence ATGAAAGAACAAAACAAAAACATCATATTGTATGCGACGATCGCCGTCCTGCTTCTGCTCCTGCCATTGGCGGCCATGACGCGCGGCATCGTCAATGTGGACTTCCATGAGGTTGTGCTGTTTCTCGTCGATCCGACGAATCCACAGATCGCCCCCATTCATGCAGATGTCTTGGCGTACATGCGTGCACCGCGCTTCGTCCTGGCGCTTTTGGCAGGCGGTACGCTCGCCGTCACAGGCGCCGTCATGCAAGCGCTCTTTCGCAATCCGCTGGCAGATCCGTATTTCTTGGGCATCTCTTCTGGCGCAGCACTGGGCGCTGTCCTGATGATGAGCGCGAACATCACAGTGCTTGCAGGATTCTCCGCCGTACCGCTGGGCGCCTTTATCGGCGCGGGGCTCTCGACTTTCCTCGTGCTGTGGCTCACACACCGCTATGGAGAGGGCAAGTCCTTCATGACCTTGATTGCAGGACTGGGCATCCATGCCGTTTGCAGTGCCGCCATCAGCCTCATCATCTCTCTTGCACCCAATTCGCGCACGGTGGCGAACATCTCCTACTGGCTGCTCGGCAGTCTGGAGCGCAGCGGCTGGGATAAGAACCTCTATCTCGCCAGCATTGCCTTGCCGATCATCGTCTTTTTCCTGTTACGCACACGCATACTGAATCTGATGCTCCTCGGCGATATCGAAGCGAGCACGCTTGGCTATCGCTTGGAGAAGAGCCGCAGCCGGTATATCTTCCTATGCGCCATGGCGGTGGCCATGGTCGTCTACAACGCCGGAATCATCGGCTTCGTCGGCCTGGCAGTGCCTCACATCGCGCGATTGCTCGTGGGCAGCAGCTACGAGCGGCTTTTGCCGGTATGCGTCGCCTTGGGCGCAGGCTTCCTCGCGTGGGCAGATGTTTTCAGCCGTTTGGCGTTGGAGAACGGCGATATGCCGATCGGCATCATCGTCAGCCTGCTCGGCAGCCCGATTTTTCTGCATCTTCTATTGAAGAGAAAGCGCGTCTGA
- a CDS encoding PepSY domain-containing protein: MKKWQMAAPVAGALSFGALAALGVGIFQGQTTLHAPALRTAAVAAPAAKGSDSPFLSVAEAATADFVGYDTIKVQAIAESGLDEGDLTNYEIKFDGRGYMPTYRVELETNAGGVDIDFDAKTGEIIDVREKSWMHTRTKLVISDYDVIEDVEAMGIALEDADLSMDDLDRYELELHTKRGELVYSIELKRGTKEYEYDLRAADGTILKRDTDFD; the protein is encoded by the coding sequence ATGAAGAAATGGCAGATGGCAGCTCCCGTGGCGGGCGCTCTGAGCTTCGGCGCGCTCGCCGCGCTCGGCGTGGGAATCTTCCAAGGACAGACGACGCTTCACGCACCTGCACTGCGGACTGCCGCAGTCGCAGCTCCCGCCGCGAAGGGAAGCGATTCGCCGTTCCTTTCCGTCGCTGAGGCGGCGACAGCCGACTTCGTGGGCTACGACACGATTAAGGTTCAGGCGATTGCCGAATCGGGACTCGATGAGGGCGATCTCACGAACTACGAGATCAAATTCGACGGGCGCGGCTACATGCCGACCTACCGCGTGGAGCTTGAGACGAACGCGGGCGGCGTGGACATCGACTTCGACGCCAAGACGGGCGAGATCATCGATGTGCGGGAAAAATCGTGGATGCACACGCGCACGAAACTCGTCATCAGCGACTATGATGTGATTGAAGACGTAGAGGCGATGGGAATCGCGCTGGAAGACGCCGATCTTTCCATGGACGACCTCGACCGCTACGAGCTGGAACTGCACACGAAGCGGGGCGAGCTTGTCTACTCCATCGAGCTGAAACGCGGCACCAAAGAGTACGAATACGACCTGCGCGCCGCCGACGGCACGATCTTAAAGAGAGACACCGACTTCGACTGA
- a CDS encoding TonB-dependent receptor produces MMGCSFGAAHDAFAEEAAKTPVEAEDSQRTAQENADSEYHLPDLTVLGDRKTFRGGMIERKSTTGILGEKDSLELPFSVTTVSQKAIETFSTPQSGVMDTLSLVPSVRASSSKSVHSVTIRGFQQNGYSMYINGIPGAMSSGNLPYYWIENATVVAGPNLGVNGTNISDTIGGSINFQSKRAQTKDNTDVHLSYNGGKSFEQGVDIGRRFGADKAFGLRVAANHIGGETVQEDKNLKQNNIFVNFDHQGKRSTTNLMLGYSRIKYEGGGDGFSVGNLTVLPKAPDARKSYTPSWLYHTYKDTWIILNHEQKLNDHVTAYINFGHHKFDYDKYYEGTPKLTSNDGDFTINAEYWPLGHTRIYFGTGLRGDFQTGDVKHEYIIGFDKNWVNRFSGGGDLWSGTGNLYRNNSWASVPLPDYQPPLQFKQQMTGYHLVDTMKFMDDRLQLTLGLHGHKSSYTRVGQKRQDSDATCPTFALSYKFTPEIMGYVSHSESFNAGTLVSGASYKNKGEVLPPAKTKQDEIGVKIKKGDFVNTLSLFKIRKANTIDVMRPDGKYRLNDGEQENTGFEWVFTGKISKRLDLVGGMMYLDAKQSKTKDGANDGKAVGGTSKFSGTIGAVYHVDPAWSLIGRVSYLGRADIKNETLSVPASWKVDLGASYETKMGTTPVTLTLMCYNVTGKDYWIPVAGADSLQLSAPRSVSFAANFEI; encoded by the coding sequence ATGATGGGATGTTCCTTCGGCGCAGCGCATGACGCCTTCGCAGAGGAAGCAGCAAAAACGCCAGTCGAGGCGGAAGATTCACAGCGTACAGCGCAAGAAAACGCCGACAGCGAATATCATCTGCCCGATCTCACAGTTCTAGGAGATCGCAAGACTTTCCGCGGCGGCATGATCGAGAGGAAGAGTACGACGGGCATTCTAGGAGAGAAGGATTCCTTGGAACTGCCCTTCAGTGTCACAACCGTCAGCCAGAAAGCGATTGAGACATTTTCCACACCGCAGAGCGGCGTGATGGACACACTCTCGCTCGTCCCTTCCGTGCGTGCGTCTTCGAGCAAGAGCGTTCATTCCGTGACGATTCGCGGCTTCCAGCAAAACGGCTATTCCATGTACATCAATGGCATTCCTGGTGCGATGAGTTCAGGCAACCTGCCTTACTACTGGATTGAAAACGCTACCGTAGTCGCGGGACCCAATCTCGGCGTCAACGGGACGAACATCTCCGATACGATCGGCGGCTCGATCAACTTCCAGTCGAAGAGGGCGCAAACCAAGGACAATACGGATGTACACCTCTCCTACAACGGCGGCAAATCGTTCGAGCAGGGCGTCGATATCGGCCGGCGCTTCGGTGCGGACAAGGCGTTCGGACTGCGCGTCGCGGCCAACCACATCGGCGGCGAAACGGTGCAGGAGGACAAGAATCTCAAACAGAACAACATCTTCGTGAACTTCGATCATCAGGGAAAACGCTCAACGACGAATTTGATGCTCGGATACAGCCGCATCAAGTACGAGGGCGGCGGTGACGGCTTCAGTGTGGGCAATCTGACAGTACTGCCCAAGGCGCCCGATGCAAGGAAGAGCTACACGCCGTCTTGGCTCTATCATACATACAAGGACACATGGATCATCCTCAACCACGAGCAAAAGCTCAACGATCATGTAACGGCATATATCAATTTCGGACACCATAAGTTCGATTATGACAAGTACTATGAAGGCACGCCTAAACTGACCTCGAACGATGGTGATTTCACGATCAATGCTGAATATTGGCCGCTCGGTCATACGCGTATCTATTTCGGCACAGGCCTGCGCGGCGATTTTCAGACAGGAGATGTCAAGCACGAATACATCATCGGCTTCGACAAGAATTGGGTCAACCGTTTCTCGGGCGGCGGCGATCTTTGGAGCGGCACAGGCAATCTCTACCGCAACAACTCGTGGGCAAGCGTGCCACTGCCCGATTATCAGCCGCCGCTGCAGTTCAAGCAGCAGATGACAGGCTATCATCTCGTAGATACGATGAAGTTCATGGATGATCGCCTGCAGCTTACGCTGGGTCTGCACGGGCATAAATCGAGCTATACGAGAGTCGGTCAGAAGCGCCAGGATTCCGACGCGACGTGCCCGACCTTCGCCTTGAGCTACAAATTCACACCGGAAATCATGGGTTACGTCAGCCACAGTGAGTCATTCAACGCCGGGACGCTCGTCTCTGGTGCTTCTTACAAGAATAAGGGCGAAGTCTTGCCGCCTGCAAAGACGAAACAGGATGAGATCGGCGTGAAGATCAAGAAGGGAGATTTCGTCAACACGCTGAGCCTCTTCAAGATTCGCAAAGCGAATACGATCGACGTCATGCGTCCCGACGGAAAGTATCGTCTCAACGATGGCGAGCAGGAAAACACAGGATTTGAATGGGTGTTCACAGGGAAGATCAGCAAGCGCCTCGATCTGGTCGGCGGCATGATGTATCTCGACGCCAAGCAGTCAAAAACGAAGGACGGCGCGAACGACGGCAAAGCCGTCGGCGGTACGTCGAAATTCTCCGGTACGATCGGCGCCGTCTATCATGTCGATCCGGCATGGTCTTTGATCGGCCGAGTTTCGTATCTCGGAAGAGCCGACATCAAGAACGAGACTCTCAGCGTGCCCGCTTCCTGGAAGGTCGATCTCGGCGCTTCTTATGAAACGAAGATGGGAACGACCCCCGTCACACTGACTTTGATGTGCTACAACGTGACCGGCAAGGACTACTGGATTCCCGTCGCGGGAGCGGATAGCTTGCAATTGAGTGCGCCGCGCTCGGTGTCGTTCGCAGCGAATTTCGAAATCTGA
- a CDS encoding FecCD family ABC transporter permease encodes MMLEKLKTMGTMQLLLLCLPLQLLVVWWGVSSGLTDISMSAIFEMLTGNGDDALTASILYELRLPRVLLALCVGMGLTLSGLIMQAIVQNPLADPYVLGVSSGAYFGTAAGLFLGLGSLFGAIGIGACSFAGALFVSVLVIGFARRENGDLSNLLLGGLAMGLVFSSLAGFLVYKASDTEGMESITFWLMGSVANASLTQSLILCVVVVAIFLYFMTQSRVLNILLLGRDTAITLGVNAKDHLTKYLLCNGLLVGLIVYNAGMIGFIGLVLPHIVRSLLGADHRVLLPAAVMLGGMTAVLLDLLSRSLIPIPGVEIPLGVMFALVGAPLFIYLVFRQRYNVFM; translated from the coding sequence ATGATGCTGGAAAAGCTCAAGACGATGGGGACGATGCAGCTTCTTCTGCTGTGCCTGCCGCTGCAATTGCTCGTCGTATGGTGGGGGGTCTCGTCCGGACTTACGGATATTTCCATGTCCGCCATTTTCGAGATGCTCACAGGAAATGGCGACGATGCGCTCACTGCGAGCATCCTCTATGAGCTTCGTCTGCCGCGCGTGCTCCTCGCACTTTGCGTGGGCATGGGACTGACCTTGTCCGGGCTCATCATGCAGGCGATCGTGCAGAATCCATTGGCCGATCCTTATGTCTTGGGCGTATCGTCAGGCGCATATTTCGGCACGGCGGCGGGCCTCTTCCTCGGACTGGGCTCTCTGTTCGGTGCGATCGGCATCGGTGCGTGCTCATTTGCCGGTGCGCTTTTTGTCTCCGTCCTCGTCATCGGTTTTGCCCGTCGAGAGAATGGCGATTTGTCCAATCTTCTCCTGGGAGGCTTGGCGATGGGACTCGTCTTCTCATCGCTCGCAGGCTTTCTCGTCTACAAGGCCAGCGACACGGAGGGCATGGAGTCCATAACCTTCTGGCTCATGGGCAGTGTGGCAAACGCCTCCTTGACTCAATCGCTCATCCTATGCGTCGTCGTCGTCGCGATATTCCTTTATTTCATGACGCAGAGCCGCGTACTGAATATCCTCCTCTTGGGACGCGACACGGCGATCACCTTGGGCGTCAATGCCAAGGATCACTTGACGAAGTACTTGCTCTGCAACGGCCTTTTGGTCGGCCTCATCGTCTACAACGCAGGCATGATCGGCTTCATCGGCCTCGTACTTCCGCATATCGTACGCAGCCTTTTGGGCGCCGACCATCGCGTACTGCTGCCCGCAGCGGTCATGCTCGGCGGCATGACCGCCGTCCTTCTGGATCTCCTTTCACGCTCGCTCATTCCGATTCCCGGCGTGGAAATCCCCTTGGGCGTGATGTTTGCGCTCGTCGGCGCACCGCTCTTCATCTATCTCGTATTCCGGCAGAGATATAACGTCTTCATGTAA